A window of the Arachis duranensis cultivar V14167 chromosome 5, aradu.V14167.gnm2.J7QH, whole genome shotgun sequence genome harbors these coding sequences:
- the LOC107488044 gene encoding kinesin-like protein KIN-7E yields MGSVGGEEAMQDPADREERILVSVRLRPLNDKERARNDVPEWECINDTTIIYRSDLSASDRSLYPTAYTFDRVFRADASTRQVYEEAAKEVALSVVNGINSSIFAYGQTSSGKTYTMSGVTEYTVADIFNYIQKHTEREFVLKFSAIEIYNESVRDLLSTDSTPLRLLDDPERGTVIERLTEATMRDWNHFKELISFCEAQRQIGETSLNEASSRSHQILRLTIESSACEFLGNDKSSSLAASVNFVDLAGSERASQTNSAGTRLKEGCHINRSLLTLGTVIRKLSKGRNGHIPFRDSKLTRILQSSLGGNARTAIICTMSPARIHVEQTRNTLLFASCAKEVSTNAQVNVVVSDKALVKQLQKELARLQSELKTSGSAHSTSDCAALLREKDQEIEMLKTEVKELTLQRDVAQTQIKDMILQAIGDGESSTEFDSVYSQYPKIRVRNVWDFGNQTEEQSSLSVDCEESLRSFIAYSDGHSICSDDNLFQLPDLDKNLRMRSAPLVVSHIGIRDDQKNIEDEQEEDADDQQEEDSCKDVKCIVSEELIRIPHTQPKVVASSLNTYTDSIASSPFANADTSALAEPDNRRDKKDLDSYSPGLQENKRVNHLRQDFVIPSPEKSYASPWLREIGTSSSRSLRFSRSRSCRASLMRNSSSYWFDDEESIQSTTPIGNEKDFTRRPDVLQSKAYVLDQNTYLERLPPWNAGENSVETSAIDDVQNVESSIDTETKSNCPEASTTQIKEEEDLKTMNSPTDHEVSKTGLDPAVSAKNFKDVGVDPVQAEGDSSPDWPSEFKRLQREIVELWDACYVSLVHRTYFFLLFQGDPSDSIYMEVEHRRLSYLKQTFSQGKHTVEDGRILTAQSSMRTIKKERQMLCKQMLRRLSKSERENLYLKWGLLLSSKNRRLQLANRLWSDTKDMEHVRESAAIVAKLVGSVQPEQAFKEMFGLNFAPSPTNRKSLSWTSSMRNIL; encoded by the exons ACAGAGTATTTAGGGCAGATGCCTCCACTAGGCAAGTTTACGAAGAAGCAGCTAAGGAAGTTGCGCTTTCTGTTGTCAATGGCATCAATT CAAGCATTTTTGCATATGGACAAACAAGCAGCGGAAAGACATATACTATGAGCGGTGTAACTGAATACACTGTAGCTGACATTTTTAATTACATACAAAAG CATACAGAAAGAGAGTTTGTTTTAAAGTTTTCGGCGATTGAAATTTATAATGAGTCTGTCAGGGACCTCCTCAGTACAGATAGTACTCCTCTCAGACTTCTTGACGATCCAGAG AGGGGGACAGTTATTGAGAGACTGACTGAGGCAACTATGAGAGACTGGAACCATTTTAAAGAGCTTATTTCTTTCTGTGAAG CTCAGAGGCAGATAGGGGAGACATCACTGAATGAAGCAAGCTCCAGATCTCATCAGATTCTCAGACTG ACAATTGAAAGTTCTGCATGTGAATTCCTTGGAAATGACAAGTCTAGCTCTCTGGCTGCTTCAGTG AATTTTGTGGATCTTGCAGGAAGTGAACGCGCTTCCCAAACAAATTCAGCTGGCACAAGGTTGAAAGAAGGTTGCCACATTAATCGCAGCTTACTAACTCTAGGAACTGTTATCCGCAAACTCAG CAAGGGGAGAAATGGACATATTCCTTTCAGGGATTCAAAGCTAACCCGCATACTGCAGTCGTCGTTAGGGGGTAATGCAAGAACTGCAATCATCTGCACCATGAGCCCTGCACGGATTCATGTTGAACAAACCAGAAACACACTCTTATTTGCAAGTTGTGCCAAAGAAGTGTCAACTAATGCACAAGTTAATGTAGTAGTGTCTGACAAAGCATTGGTCAAGCAATTGCAAAAGGAGTTGGCCAGACTACAAAGTGAATTGAAAACTTCAGGGTCAGCCCACTCTACATCTGATTGTGCAGCATTACTGAGAGAAAAGGATCAAGAAATTGAGATG TTAAAGACAGAGGTGAAAGAGCTGACTTTGCAGAGGGACGTTGCACAAACTCAAATTAAGGATATGATCCTCCAAGCAATTGGAGATGGCGAGTCTTCAACAGAATTT GATAGTGTGTATTCTCAATATCCCAAAATACGTGTGAGAAATGTGTGGGATTTTGGAAATCAAACAGAGGAGCAAAGTTCATTGAGTGTTGACTGCGAGGAGAGTTTACGATCTTTTATTGCATATTCGGATGGACACAGTATCTGCTCTGATGATAACTTGTTTCAACTTCCTGACCTTGACAAGAATCTTCGAATGAGAAGTGCTCCGCTCGTGGTCTCACATATAGGCATTCGAGATGATCAGAAGAACATTGAAGATGAACAAGAAGAGGATGCCGATGATCAGCAAGAAGAGGATTCTTGCAAGGATGTTAAGTGCATTGTGTCTGAGGAGCTAATTAGAATCCCACATACACAGCCAAAAGTGGTTGCTTCAAGCTTAAATACATACACTGATTCTATTGCATCATCTCCTTTTGCAAACGCAGATACCTCGGCATTGGCTGAACCTGATAATAGAAGAGACAAAAAAGATCTGGATTCATATTCACCTGGGTTACAGGAAAACAAAAGGGTGAACCACTTGCGCCAAGATTTTGTTATTCCCTCCCCAGAGAAAAGTTATGCTTCTCCCTGGCTCAGAGAAATCGGTACATCTAGTTCTAGAAGCTTGAGGTTTAGCAGAAGTAGAAGTTGTAGAGCAAGTCTCATGAGGAATTCATCTTCGTATTGGTTCGATGACGAAGAAAGTATTCAGAGCACAACTCCAATAGGGAATGAAAAAGACTTCACTAGAAGACCTGATGTACTTCAAAGCAAGGCTTATGTCCTAGACCAAAACACCTATTTGGAGAGGCTGCCCCCATGGAATGCCGGTGAGAATTCTGTGGAAACTTCTGCCATTGATGATGTACAGAATGTGGAATCCTCCATTGACACGGAAACTAAGAGCAATTGTCCTGAAGCTTCAACAACACaaataaaagaagaggaagatctTAAAACTATGAATTCACCAACTGACCATGAG GTGTCCAAGACAGGATTGGATCCTGCAGTATCTGCAAAGAATTTCAAAGACGTTGGTGTGGACCCAGTGCAAGCTGAAGGAGACAGTAGTCCAGACTGGCCTTCAGAATTCAAGAGGCTGCAAAGAGAGATTGTTGAACTCTGGGATGCTTGTTATGTTTCATTGGTTCACAGGACTTACTTTTTCCTTCTATTCCAAGGGGATCCCTCAGATTCTATTTACATGGAAGTAGAGCATAGAAGGCTATCCTATCTTAAGCAGACTTTCTCCCAAGGCAAACACACTGTGGAAGATGGAAGAATTCTTACAGCTCAGTCAAG TATGAGAACTATTAAAAAAGAGAGGCAGATGCTGTGCAAGCAAATGCTGAGGAGGCTGTCCAAGTCTGAAAGAGAGAACCTCTACTTGAAATGGGGCCTTCTTTTGAGTTCCAAGAATAGGAGATTGCAGTTGGCGAATCGTCTATGGAGTGACACAAAGGACATGGAGCACGTTAGAGAGAGTGCAGCCATTGTTGCAAAGCTGGTTGGTTCAGTTCAGCCAGAGCAAGCTTTTAAGGAGATGTTTGGACTTAACTTTGCCCCAAGCCCCACAAACAGGAAATCTCTTAGTTGGACAAGCAGCATGAGGAATATTTTGTGA